One stretch of Zingiber officinale cultivar Zhangliang chromosome 6B, Zo_v1.1, whole genome shotgun sequence DNA includes these proteins:
- the LOC121990635 gene encoding alpha-galactosidase 1-like: MFSNGLGLTPPMGWNSWNRFNCNINETLIKETADAIVSTGLAKLGYQYVNLDDCWAEYNRTPKGEVVGDYKTFPSGIKALADYVHSKGLKLGIYSSAGDRTCSNRMPGSLGYEDVDAQTFASWGIDYLKYDNCYNRGIDPQVRYLVMTKALLKAGRLVYYSICEWGQSNVATWGGDVGNSWRTTGDIVDKWDSMIGIIDQNNGNARYASPGGWNDPDMLEVGNGGMTHDEYIVHFSLWALAKAPLIIGCDVRSLTKEVKEIIGNEEVIAVNQDPLGEQGKKVMKDGNLEVWAGQLNHGSKVVILLNRDSQKSSSITANWEDVGLPRHTSAEVRDLWKHETLKGNSTGSLTATVGPHSCKMFILKPIVGT, translated from the exons ATGTTCAGTAACGGCCTCGGGTTGACTCCTCCTATGgg GTGGAATAGTTGGAATCGCTTCAATTGTAATATCAATGAGACATTGATAAAAGAAACAG CTGATGCAATAGTATCCACCGGTTTGGCAAAGCTTGGGTACCAATATGTCAATCTAG atGATTGTTGGGCGGAGTACAATCGCACACCAAAG GGCGAAGTAGTCGGAGATTATAAAACTTTTCCATCTGGGATCAAAGCACTAGCCGATTACGTTCATAGTAAGGGGCTTAAGCTTGGAATCTACTCTAGCGCAGG CGATCGAACATGTTCTAATAGGATGCCCGGATCGCTTGGTTATGAGGATGTAGATGCACAAACATTTGCATCATGG GGCATTGATTATTTGAAGTACGACAATTGTTATAATAGGGGTATAGATCCACAAGTCAG GTATCTGGTAATGACAAAAGCTTTATTAAAGGCTGGTAGACTAGTCTATTACTCAATTTGCGAATG GGGTCAATCCAATGTAGCTACATGGGGTGGAGATGTGGGAAATAGTTGGAGAACGACTGGCGATATCGTTGATAAATGGGATAG CATGATTGGAATAATAGACCAGAATAATGGCAATGCTCGCTATGCTAGTCCTGGTGGTTGGAACG ATCCTGACATGCTTGAAGTTGGCAATGGAGGAATGACCCATGATGAATATATTGTGCATTTCAGTTTATGGGCTCTCGCTAAG GCTCCCTTGATTATTGGTTGTGACGTAAGGAGCTTAACTAAGGAGGTCAAAGAAATAATTGGGAATGAAGAAGTAATAGCTGTCAATCAAG ATCCTCTTGGAGAGCAAGGAAAGAAAGTAATGAAGGATGGAAACCTTGAG GTTTGGGCTGGGCAACTTAATCATGGAAGCAAAGTGGTCATTTTGTTAAATAGAGACTCACAAAAATCAAGTTCCATCACAGCTAACTGGGAAGATGTTGGACTTCCTCGACACACATCAGCAGAAGTTAGAGACCTTTGGAAg CATGAAACACTGAAAGGAAATTCAACAGGAAGTTTGACAGCCACAGTTGGACCTCACTCATGCAAGATGTTTATCTTGAAGCCAATAGTTGGCACTTAA